The Bacteroidota bacterium genome has a segment encoding these proteins:
- the dnaA gene encoding chromosomal replication initiator protein DnaA, with protein MKNNAVEVWENCLKIIKDNIHYQSFKTWFTPIKPLKLEDSVLTIQVPSQFFYEWLEEHYINLLKKTIKKELGPEGRLEYSIIMDNSLDRNNPYSIKVPTSNKKAINNPSVQMPIDINRGSSHDIPNPFVIPGLKKIKVNSQLVDTYSFENFIEGDCNRLARSAGFAVAENPGRTSFNPLLIYSDVGLGKTHLAHAIGVQSKNNYPDKTVLYVTTEQFIAQYIDSVRNNNQNDFVHFYQMIDVLIVDDIQFLSGKEKTQDVFFHIFNQLHQNNKQLVLTSDKPPVELKGMEPRLLSRFKWGLAADLQPPDLETRIAILQKRLYNDGIEMPQDVIEYIAYNVNTNVRELEGALISILAQASLNKKAITLELARKMIDKFVKSTAREISIDFIQKIICDYFNISIDSINSKTRKREIVQARQLAMYFSKKHTKASLATIGLHCGNKDHATVLHACRTVNNLVETDKQFRIYVEEIDKKIKM; from the coding sequence ATGAAAAATAATGCAGTTGAGGTTTGGGAAAACTGCCTAAAAATTATTAAGGATAACATTCATTATCAAAGTTTTAAGACTTGGTTTACGCCCATTAAACCCTTAAAACTGGAGGATTCTGTATTGACGATACAGGTACCGAGCCAGTTTTTCTATGAGTGGCTGGAAGAGCACTACATCAATTTGTTAAAGAAAACCATCAAGAAAGAACTGGGTCCGGAGGGACGCTTGGAGTACAGCATCATCATGGACAACTCCCTCGACCGCAATAACCCTTATTCTATTAAAGTACCCACATCCAACAAAAAGGCCATCAACAATCCTTCGGTACAGATGCCTATTGACATCAACCGGGGCTCATCCCATGATATACCCAATCCTTTTGTGATTCCTGGCTTAAAAAAGATCAAGGTTAATTCACAGCTTGTTGACACCTATTCATTTGAAAATTTCATCGAAGGTGACTGCAATCGCCTGGCGCGTTCAGCAGGCTTTGCCGTTGCGGAAAATCCGGGACGTACATCTTTCAATCCCCTGCTGATATACAGCGATGTCGGCCTCGGGAAGACCCACCTTGCCCATGCCATAGGGGTGCAGTCGAAAAATAATTATCCCGATAAAACAGTTCTGTACGTTACCACCGAGCAATTTATTGCACAGTACATCGACTCGGTGCGTAACAACAACCAGAATGACTTCGTACATTTTTACCAAATGATCGATGTGCTGATTGTTGATGACATCCAGTTTTTATCGGGCAAGGAAAAAACCCAGGATGTTTTTTTCCATATTTTCAACCAACTGCATCAGAACAACAAGCAACTGGTACTAACCTCTGATAAACCTCCTGTCGAACTCAAAGGCATGGAACCAAGGTTGCTTTCGCGTTTTAAATGGGGTCTTGCTGCCGATCTGCAACCTCCCGACCTGGAAACCCGGATAGCTATACTTCAGAAAAGACTTTATAACGACGGCATTGAAATGCCACAGGATGTTATTGAATACATCGCCTACAATGTCAATACCAATGTAAGGGAACTTGAAGGAGCGTTGATATCCATTCTTGCTCAGGCATCACTGAACAAAAAAGCCATTACCCTGGAACTGGCCCGAAAAATGATCGATAAATTCGTTAAAAGCACTGCCAGGGAAATTTCCATCGACTTCATCCAGAAAATCATTTGCGACTATTTCAATATTTCCATTGATTCCATCAATTCCAAAACACGCAAACGGGAAATAGTACAGGCCAGGCAACTTGCCATGTATTTTTCCAAAAAGCATACTAAAGCCTCCCTGGCTACTATCGGACTGCATTGCGGCAATAAAGACCACGCCACTGTACTACACGCATGCCGTACTGTGAACAACCTCGTGGAAACCGACAAACAGTTCCGGATTTATGTGGAGGAAATCGACAAGAAAATTAAAATGTAG
- a CDS encoding YigZ family protein produces the protein MQEIRDEYLTVADKSEGLYKEKGSKFIALCFPVSNEEEIHSILDKLRKEYHDARHHCYAYRLGVNDDRYRMNDDGEPGGSAGRPIFGQILSNDLTDVLIVVIRYFGGIKLGMGGLAAAYKAASKESIENANIIKKIITKKITICFEYPLMNEVMRTIKEHGLRIVNQAFTTDCRVTLEARVKQYNLLVSIFGKIHGVKIE, from the coding sequence ATGCAGGAAATCCGGGATGAATACTTGACAGTGGCTGATAAATCAGAAGGCCTGTATAAAGAAAAGGGAAGTAAGTTCATTGCTTTGTGTTTTCCGGTAAGTAACGAAGAAGAAATTCACAGTATCCTGGATAAACTCCGCAAAGAATACCATGACGCCAGACATCATTGTTATGCTTACCGGCTGGGAGTCAACGACGACAGGTACCGGATGAACGATGACGGCGAACCGGGAGGATCAGCGGGCAGACCAATTTTCGGTCAAATCCTCTCCAACGATCTAACGGATGTTCTTATCGTGGTGATACGATATTTCGGAGGAATAAAGCTCGGAATGGGAGGTTTAGCAGCAGCCTACAAAGCTGCATCCAAAGAATCTATAGAGAATGCCAATATAATAAAAAAAATAATCACAAAAAAAATCACAATTTGCTTTGAATACCCTCTAATGAACGAAGTGATGAGAACCATAAAAGAACACGGTTTACGTATTGTTAATCAAGCATTTACTACTGATTGCCGGGTAACACTGGAAGCCAGGGTAAAGCAATACAACTTACTCGTTTCAATTTTCGGGAAGATTCATGGTGTCAAGATAGAATAA